One Argonema galeatum A003/A1 DNA segment encodes these proteins:
- the remA gene encoding extracellular matrix/biofilm regulator RemA — MDIQLINIGFGNIVSASRVIAIVSPESAPIKRIITDARDRGQLVDATYGRRTRAVIITDSSHVILSAIQPETVANRFMISKEGAASEH, encoded by the coding sequence ATGGACATTCAGTTAATCAACATTGGTTTTGGCAACATCGTTTCTGCAAGTCGGGTGATTGCTATTGTCAGCCCGGAGTCTGCCCCCATCAAGCGTATCATTACCGACGCTAGGGATAGAGGCCAGCTGGTTGACGCAACTTACGGGCGTCGCACGAGAGCCGTCATCATTACCGATTCTAGCCACGTAATTCTCTCAGCGATTCAGCCGGAAACGGTTGCCAATCGCTTTATGATTAGTAAAGAGGGAGCTGCCAGCGAGCATTGA
- a CDS encoding choice-of-anchor W domain-containing protein — protein sequence MSHIRKTLFAVVAVALGTFSVPTAANAFNLVDRTGFTDTQFNQMRTDGLFTELFVAESRIGNNSTSTAERELGINTDTGAPVAIGDRTWGNGGLVDFVLEYTGSLVKYTVDGQLLSSSAFNGLATDIFLRTRAGGDTTKGINGSTMGLSDLVFNGVGISSLSSSVTGTGSDVDYVQLAGISAPFTLTGKSMMSWTGNNPKNSQLAYQIKVGTTPQTQSVPEPGTVGAIALTGLLALGSKKQQKAVKE from the coding sequence ATGAGCCATATACGCAAAACATTATTCGCAGTAGTAGCAGTAGCACTGGGAACGTTCTCTGTACCCACAGCAGCCAACGCTTTCAACCTCGTGGATCGCACGGGTTTTACTGATACGCAATTTAACCAAATGCGTACTGATGGGTTATTTACAGAACTGTTCGTTGCGGAGAGTCGAATTGGCAACAACAGTACAAGCACCGCAGAGCGAGAGTTAGGTATCAATACAGATACAGGTGCGCCTGTAGCAATAGGCGATCGTACTTGGGGAAATGGTGGGCTAGTTGATTTCGTCCTGGAATATACGGGAAGTTTGGTAAAATATACCGTTGATGGTCAGCTGCTCAGCAGCTCTGCTTTTAATGGCCTTGCGACTGACATTTTCCTCCGCACTCGTGCGGGTGGAGACACCACGAAGGGGATAAATGGTAGCACAATGGGGTTGAGCGACCTGGTTTTTAACGGAGTGGGAATTAGTAGTCTCTCTTCTTCAGTTACAGGCACCGGCTCTGATGTAGATTATGTCCAGCTCGCCGGTATATCTGCGCCCTTCACGCTCACGGGTAAGTCCATGATGAGCTGGACGGGTAATAATCCCAAGAATTCTCAACTTGCATATCAAATCAAGGTTGGCACAACACCACAGACTCAAAGCGTACCTGAGCCTGGTACTGTGGGTGCGATCGCGCTGACTGGTTTGTTAGCACTTGGTTCCAAAAAACAGCAAAAAGCAGTCAAGGAATAG
- a CDS encoding Photosystem I reaction center subunit III has translation MRRLFALILVVGLWFTFVPAASADVASLVPCKDSPAFQQRVKSARNTTDDPQSGAKRFARYSQALCGPEGLPHLLVDGRLNRAGDFLIPSILFLYIAGWIGWVGRSYLQAIKKDKSPEEKEIIIDVPLAVSKMLTGPMWPLLALKEFTTGEMFAKEEEIPVSPR, from the coding sequence ATGCGACGATTGTTCGCTCTGATTCTCGTAGTCGGCCTCTGGTTCACATTTGTCCCCGCAGCGTCTGCTGACGTTGCTAGCCTTGTACCTTGCAAAGACTCACCCGCTTTCCAGCAACGGGTCAAAAGTGCGCGTAATACCACTGACGATCCCCAATCAGGCGCAAAACGATTTGCGCGTTATTCCCAGGCACTCTGCGGCCCAGAAGGATTACCCCATTTGCTCGTAGATGGCCGTTTAAACCGTGCTGGCGACTTTCTGATTCCTAGCATTCTGTTCCTTTATATCGCTGGTTGGATTGGCTGGGTCGGTCGTTCCTACCTGCAAGCCATCAAGAAAGACAAATCCCCAGAAGAAAAAGAAATCATCATCGATGTTCCTCTGGCCGTTTCCAAAATGCTGACTGGGCCGATGTGGCCTCTCTTAGCCTTGAAAGAATTCACCACTGGTGAAATGTTTGCCAAGGAAGAAGAAATCCCAGTTTCACCGCGCTAG
- a CDS encoding carbonic anhydrase — MNYSSIADILHNNQAWVAQQQQVDPNYFENLSTGQKPPYLYIGCSDSRLPLTRFTQTEPGEMFVHRNIANQVCLTDINFLSVLEYAIVHLHVQHVIVCGHYYCGGIQAAFEGTATGLVDTWVNPIRELYLQKKEEIDKLPSRQAKLNRLAELNVEVQVKNLYQTSIMRNALREQRAPQVHGWVLDLYSGLIKDLKVSTEGWYFYPSCPAPHTLLLR, encoded by the coding sequence ATGAATTATAGCAGTATTGCGGATATATTACACAATAACCAAGCGTGGGTTGCTCAACAGCAGCAAGTTGACCCCAATTACTTCGAGAACCTATCGACTGGACAAAAGCCACCCTATCTCTATATTGGGTGTTCAGACAGCCGCTTGCCCCTGACAAGATTTACGCAAACCGAACCGGGTGAAATGTTTGTCCACCGGAATATCGCCAATCAAGTCTGTCTAACAGATATTAACTTTTTGTCTGTGCTGGAATATGCGATCGTCCACCTTCATGTTCAGCACGTTATTGTCTGCGGTCATTACTATTGCGGTGGGATTCAAGCTGCCTTTGAAGGAACGGCGACAGGACTTGTAGATACTTGGGTCAACCCCATTCGCGAACTTTACCTGCAAAAGAAAGAAGAAATTGACAAATTGCCTAGCCGCCAAGCCAAACTGAATCGCCTAGCGGAGTTGAATGTGGAGGTTCAAGTCAAAAATCTCTACCAAACCTCAATTATGCGAAATGCCTTGCGAGAACAACGCGCACCCCAAGTTCATGGCTGGGTACTCGACCTGTATTCAGGTCTGATTAAAGATCTAAAAGTTTCAACCGAAGGCTGGTACTTCTACCCCAGTTGCCCTGCGCCTCATACTTTGTTGCTAAGGTAA
- the gmk gene encoding guanylate kinase, with protein MQKGRLIVFTGPSGVGKGTLLRSLLKHHPELELSVSVTTRAPRPGEIHGQHYYFVSIEEFEQMAKDGELLEWAEFAGNYYGTPRLAVEKLISQGKCIILEIELEGARQIRETFPTALRLFILPPSLCELEHRIRNRGTESEDSITRRLRRAKEEIEAANEFDIQIVNDDLESALKNLEAALFVRC; from the coding sequence ATGCAAAAAGGCAGACTCATCGTTTTTACGGGGCCAAGTGGGGTAGGTAAGGGTACTTTATTGCGATCGCTCCTCAAGCACCATCCAGAACTGGAGCTTTCTGTCTCCGTGACTACCCGCGCCCCCCGTCCGGGCGAAATTCACGGCCAGCATTATTATTTCGTCAGCATCGAAGAGTTCGAGCAAATGGCGAAGGATGGGGAACTGCTGGAGTGGGCTGAATTTGCCGGTAACTATTACGGTACGCCCCGACTAGCAGTAGAAAAGTTAATTTCTCAGGGTAAGTGCATCATATTAGAAATCGAACTCGAAGGAGCCAGACAAATTCGAGAGACATTTCCCACCGCGCTGCGTCTATTTATTTTGCCCCCTTCCCTATGCGAATTAGAGCATCGAATTCGCAATCGGGGTACAGAGTCGGAGGACTCAATTACTCGTCGCCTCCGTCGTGCAAAAGAGGAAATAGAAGCAGCTAATGAATTTGATATTCAAATTGTCAATGACGATTTGGAATCTGCTCTCAAAAATCTCGAAGCGGCACTTTTCGTCCGGTGCTAA
- the psaJ gene encoding photosystem I reaction center subunit IX, with translation MQYFLKYLSTAPVLAAVWMTITAGILIEFNRFFPDLLFHPMP, from the coding sequence ATGCAATACTTCCTGAAGTATCTTTCCACCGCACCAGTTCTTGCCGCTGTTTGGATGACCATTACTGCGGGAATTTTGATCGAATTTAACCGCTTTTTCCCCGACCTGCTTTTCCACCCGATGCCGTAA
- a CDS encoding alpha/beta fold hydrolase — protein sequence MASINILGVPHAYELTAPTASGHVLVFIHGWLLSRRYWQPLIERLAPAYQCLSYDLRGFGYSQITSQSRFNGQGTWVNSDSSSTTSRYTPAVYARDLGILLQELNISSAWLIGHSLGGTIALWGAQQLPEYVKGVICINAGGGIYLKEAFERFRSVGQQLLKFRPRLLCHLPWIDLVFTRDSVARPLARCWGRQRIVDFVMAHPEAALGTLLDSTTETEVNRLPQVVSRLKQPVYFMAGANDTIMEPKYVRHLASFHPLFQCCGDNVIEVPDCGHLAMVEQPDVVAKEISIILDRSSSKI from the coding sequence ATGGCAAGCATCAATATCCTGGGTGTGCCCCACGCCTACGAATTAACCGCTCCTACAGCCTCTGGCCATGTTTTAGTCTTTATTCATGGTTGGCTCTTAAGCCGCCGTTACTGGCAACCGCTGATTGAGCGGTTGGCACCGGCTTATCAATGCTTATCTTATGACTTACGCGGATTTGGCTATTCCCAAATCACCTCCCAGTCTCGGTTTAACGGTCAAGGAACTTGGGTAAACTCGGATTCAAGCTCTACGACCTCCCGCTATACTCCAGCGGTCTACGCTCGCGATCTGGGCATCTTGCTGCAAGAATTGAATATCTCCAGTGCGTGGCTAATTGGACACTCTCTAGGGGGTACGATCGCTCTCTGGGGAGCCCAACAGCTACCTGAGTACGTCAAGGGCGTCATCTGTATCAACGCCGGTGGCGGTATTTACCTTAAGGAAGCCTTCGAGCGATTTCGGTCTGTTGGCCAGCAATTGCTCAAATTCCGCCCCCGTCTGCTCTGTCATCTACCTTGGATAGATTTAGTATTTACTCGCGATAGTGTGGCTCGCCCTTTAGCACGCTGTTGGGGCCGTCAGCGGATCGTGGATTTTGTCATGGCTCACCCGGAAGCGGCGCTAGGGACTTTGCTGGACTCTACAACAGAAACAGAGGTGAATCGCTTACCGCAGGTTGTCTCCCGCCTGAAGCAGCCTGTTTATTTTATGGCCGGTGCCAATGACACGATTATGGAACCTAAATATGTTCGTCATTTGGCTAGCTTTCATCCCCTATTTCAATGCTGTGGGGATAATGTGATTGAAGTTCCCGACTGCGGACATCTGGCTATGGTGGAACAACCGGATGTGGTGGCGAAAGAAATTAGTATTATTCTCGATCGATCTAGTTCTAAAATTTAA
- the tsaD gene encoding tRNA (adenosine(37)-N6)-threonylcarbamoyltransferase complex transferase subunit TsaD — MATVLAIETSCDETAVAIVKNREVLSSTIASQIPIHRQYGGVVPEVASRQHVETINDGIAEAFQEAGIGWAEIDGIGATCAPGLVGALLVGLSAAKTLAIVHQKPFIGVHHLEGHIYASYLLAPDLEPPFLCLLVSGGHTSLIYVKDCGIYETLGETRDDAAGEAFDKVARLLQLSYPGGPMIDKLAREGNPKAFPLPEGKISLPSGGYHPYDSSFSGLKTAVLRLVKKLEQSGEKPLPVNDIAASFQDTVARSLTRKTIACALDYGLSTIAVGGGVAANSGLRQHLQTAAESHNLRVIFPSLKFCTDNAAMIACAGADHLERGHTSSLTLGVRSRLAITDVMQLYS; from the coding sequence ATGGCGACAGTTTTAGCGATTGAAACAAGTTGTGACGAAACTGCGGTAGCAATTGTTAAGAACCGTGAAGTTTTAAGTAGTACGATCGCTTCTCAAATCCCCATCCATCGGCAATATGGCGGCGTTGTACCGGAGGTGGCTTCCCGCCAGCACGTCGAAACGATTAACGATGGGATAGCCGAAGCTTTTCAGGAAGCTGGGATAGGCTGGGCTGAGATTGATGGGATTGGGGCTACCTGCGCCCCAGGTTTGGTAGGAGCCTTGTTGGTAGGGTTAAGTGCGGCTAAAACCCTCGCCATAGTCCACCAGAAGCCTTTTATCGGGGTTCACCACCTGGAAGGTCATATTTACGCTTCTTACCTCCTAGCGCCCGATTTAGAGCCGCCTTTTCTTTGCCTGCTGGTTTCCGGTGGTCACACGAGCTTGATTTATGTGAAAGATTGTGGTATATACGAAACTTTGGGAGAAACTCGCGATGATGCGGCGGGTGAAGCTTTCGATAAGGTGGCGCGGTTGTTACAACTGAGTTATCCTGGTGGCCCAATGATTGACAAGTTGGCGCGTGAAGGTAATCCAAAGGCTTTTCCTCTACCGGAGGGTAAAATTTCTCTCCCTAGTGGCGGTTATCATCCCTACGATTCAAGTTTTAGCGGTTTAAAGACGGCGGTGCTGCGATTGGTGAAGAAATTGGAGCAGTCGGGAGAAAAACCTCTGCCGGTAAATGATATTGCGGCTAGCTTCCAGGATACTGTGGCCCGATCGCTCACACGAAAGACAATTGCCTGCGCCCTTGACTACGGACTAAGTACGATCGCAGTTGGCGGTGGGGTAGCAGCTAACAGCGGACTGCGCCAACACCTGCAAACAGCCGCAGAATCTCATAATTTGCGGGTAATCTTCCCCAGTCTTAAATTTTGTACTGATAACGCCGCGATGATTGCTTGTGCTGGTGCGGATCACCTGGAGCGGGGCCATACATCGTCTTTGACTTTAGGAGTGCGATCGCGCCTTGCGATTACGGATGTGATGCAGCTTTATAGCTAG
- a CDS encoding Uma2 family endonuclease — protein sequence MTLSIEQPTVITALPDHSQLPESDGTFVKNFQEHPQSILLTDSIEPVLENIHPDAQYCIGQDCGIYWRLTEPLERGAESPDWYYVPNVPPMLDGQFRRSYVLWQELIPPLIVLEFVSGDGTEERDKTPLSRVEEGKEKPGKFWIYEQVIRPAFYGIYEVSKASVEMYYLVAGQYQLLPANERGHYPISPLGVELGIWQGQYQNAELPWLRWWDNQGNLLLTGWETTEQERQRAERAELQVEQEHQRAERLAAQLRAMGIEPEG from the coding sequence ATGACTCTAAGTATTGAGCAACCAACAGTAATAACAGCATTACCTGACCATAGCCAACTACCAGAATCAGACGGTACTTTCGTGAAGAATTTTCAGGAACATCCCCAAAGTATTCTGTTAACTGATTCTATTGAACCCGTACTGGAAAACATTCATCCCGACGCACAATATTGTATCGGTCAAGATTGCGGGATATATTGGCGATTGACTGAACCTCTAGAACGGGGTGCAGAATCACCAGATTGGTATTATGTGCCAAATGTACCACCAATGTTAGATGGTCAATTCCGGCGTTCTTATGTTTTGTGGCAAGAATTGATTCCACCGTTGATTGTGCTGGAATTTGTATCGGGAGATGGAACGGAAGAGAGAGATAAAACGCCTCTATCTCGTGTGGAAGAAGGAAAGGAGAAACCTGGGAAATTTTGGATTTACGAACAGGTGATTCGACCGGCGTTTTATGGGATTTATGAAGTAAGTAAAGCTAGTGTAGAAATGTATTACTTAGTGGCTGGTCAGTATCAGTTATTGCCAGCAAATGAGCGTGGTCACTATCCAATTTCACCTTTGGGTGTTGAGTTGGGAATTTGGCAAGGTCAGTATCAGAATGCGGAATTACCTTGGTTGAGATGGTGGGATAATCAGGGGAATTTGTTGTTGACGGGATGGGAGACAACTGAACAGGAACGTCAACGAGCAGAACGAGCAGAATTACAGGTAGAACAGGAACATCAACGAGCAGAACGGTTGGCGGCGCAGTTGAGAGCGATGGGAATTGAACCGGAAGGGTGA
- a CDS encoding pentapeptide repeat-containing protein, with translation MKASEVLQRYGEGRRDFRGENLRCLSFKGKDLSGADFSEADIRGTNFSKANLTGAKFLAAKAGLPKRWVIALLFGCLVLLVISSFLTGILGVFLSYITQPKLEDAIIGWVSLIVFLAFNLFLIYRGINSSAIAIATATAIAFASAITIASAIASAIAIAIAFAFAIAIAIAIASAIASAIASAFSIAIAFAFSIAIAFASAIASAFAIASAFAFASASAIASAIAIAIASAIAIAIASISILLYSYLGWRAIKGDSRYAWIRAIAIAFAATGGTNFRYANLTDTDFTKATLKNTDFRDAILTRTCFKNVEKLDFARPGETYLKIPQVRDVVIKGQGKDKNFERLNLQGINLKGANLIGASFIEANLQEACLQDANLSDAKLVHTLLDLTDLTGANLTGAYIEGWNITTETKIDGVKCDFIFMRLPPDKRPDFITLPPEERRDSNPRRQPANWDVFFKDGDFTDFIAPMRQTLNLYHNKPTDPRLIALAFQQLIDDHSDADIELVSIEKKGKNKDKLILKAETAAQADHAVLSVSYSDNLGYLQSLPPEAIRALLIERESTIRWLSGLIEVKHKTPEPNINISPNFSTHQNQGDTMSDKSSSFNISNVGGDVAGLAGGDNSGVAGKEMTGVAGGDISGTVTVSIGELENSNTPEAPKLADLLKQLQSAIESDTNLSDKDKAKVLKQVKALAEAGQNPKDEDKKDIADNAITMLKGIVTGLPLAATFVESWNKLLPLITSIFVL, from the coding sequence ATGAAAGCGAGTGAAGTATTGCAGCGCTATGGAGAGGGGAGACGAGATTTTCGCGGTGAAAATCTCCGATGTTTGTCTTTTAAGGGTAAAGATTTATCCGGTGCAGATTTTTCGGAAGCTGATATCAGGGGGACTAATTTTAGTAAGGCTAACCTGACTGGTGCTAAGTTTTTGGCGGCGAAAGCTGGATTACCGAAGCGATGGGTAATTGCGCTGTTGTTTGGTTGTTTAGTGCTGTTAGTAATATCGAGTTTCTTGACAGGAATATTAGGTGTTTTTCTGTCATACATAACCCAGCCAAAACTGGAAGACGCTATTATCGGCTGGGTAAGTCTAATCGTATTTTTAGCTTTTAATTTATTCTTAATTTATCGAGGAATTAACTCCAGCGCCATCGCCATCGCCACCGCCACCGCCATCGCCTTCGCCAGCGCCATCACCATCGCCAGCGCCATCGCCAGCGCCATCGCCATCGCCATCGCCTTCGCCTTCGCCATCGCCATCGCCATCGCCATCGCCAGCGCCATCGCCAGCGCCATCGCCAGCGCCTTCTCCATCGCCATCGCCTTCGCCTTCTCCATTGCCATCGCCTTCGCCAGCGCCATCGCCAGCGCCTTCGCCATCGCCAGCGCCTTCGCCTTCGCCAGCGCCAGCGCCATCGCCAGCGCCATCGCCATCGCCATCGCCAGCGCCATCGCCATCGCCATCGCCAGCATATCGATACTGTTGTATAGTTATCTCGGTTGGCGTGCGATTAAAGGAGATTCCAGATATGCTTGGATTCGCGCAATTGCGATCGCTTTTGCTGCTACGGGAGGTACTAATTTTCGCTATGCCAATTTAACCGATACTGATTTCACCAAAGCCACTCTTAAAAATACTGACTTCAGAGATGCTATTCTTACTCGTACCTGTTTTAAAAATGTTGAAAAATTAGATTTTGCTCGACCTGGAGAAACTTATTTAAAAATCCCCCAAGTGCGAGATGTTGTGATAAAAGGACAAGGAAAAGACAAAAATTTTGAGCGTTTGAATTTGCAAGGAATTAACTTAAAAGGAGCTAACTTAATTGGAGCAAGTTTTATTGAAGCTAACCTACAAGAAGCTTGCTTGCAGGATGCAAACCTTTCCGATGCTAAATTAGTACATACTCTTTTAGACTTAACAGATTTAACTGGTGCTAATCTCACAGGCGCTTATATTGAAGGATGGAATATCACTACCGAAACAAAAATTGATGGCGTGAAATGCGATTTTATCTTCATGCGTTTACCACCAGATAAGCGCCCTGATTTTATCACTCTACCACCCGAAGAAAGACGCGACTCCAACCCACGCCGCCAGCCTGCAAATTGGGATGTATTTTTTAAAGACGGTGATTTTACTGATTTCATTGCGCCAATGCGCCAAACGCTTAACCTTTACCACAATAAACCTACTGACCCTCGATTGATAGCACTAGCTTTTCAACAGCTAATTGATGATCATTCTGATGCAGATATAGAATTGGTATCAATCGAGAAAAAAGGCAAAAATAAGGATAAACTAATTCTAAAAGCAGAAACCGCAGCCCAAGCTGACCATGCTGTTTTAAGTGTTAGTTACTCAGATAATTTAGGTTATCTTCAATCTTTACCACCAGAAGCGATTAGAGCATTATTAATAGAAAGAGAATCAACGATTAGATGGCTAAGTGGATTAATAGAAGTAAAGCATAAAACCCCGGAGCCGAATATTAATATTTCACCTAATTTTTCTACTCATCAAAATCAAGGAGATACCATGTCAGACAAAAGTAGCAGTTTCAACATTAGCAACGTTGGCGGCGATGTTGCAGGTTTAGCAGGAGGCGACAATAGCGGTGTCGCCGGTAAAGAAATGACCGGAGTTGCAGGCGGTGACATTAGCGGGACTGTCACTGTTAGCATCGGTGAACTTGAAAATTCAAACACCCCAGAAGCGCCAAAGTTGGCAGACTTGTTAAAGCAGTTACAATCAGCAATTGAATCTGACACCAATTTATCAGATAAGGACAAAGCTAAGGTATTAAAACAGGTGAAAGCCTTAGCAGAAGCGGGTCAAAATCCCAAAGATGAGGATAAGAAAGATATCGCAGATAATGCAATTACGATGCTAAAAGGAATAGTTACCGGACTACCTCTTGCTGCAACTTTTGTGGAATCTTGGAATAAGTTGTTACCATTAATTACATCGATTTTTGTTTTATAA
- a CDS encoding Uma2 family endonuclease — protein MVTQLQSTTQTEIIYPDCDGKPMANNTEQFDWIVVIKQNLEWLFADDENVFVAGDLFWYPVEGKPKIVNAPDVMVVLGRPKGKRLSYKQWEEENISPQVVFQILSPSNSRDEMERKLIFYDRHGVEEYYIYNPDLNELRGWLRGEDGLDTIALMANWVSPRLDIRFDLSGDKLQIYRPDGEGFSTYLEIERRRSQAEEALQQEKRRSQLLAERLREMGINPDEL, from the coding sequence ATGGTTACTCAACTGCAATCAACAACTCAAACAGAAATTATTTACCCCGACTGTGACGGAAAACCAATGGCCAATAATACAGAACAATTTGACTGGATTGTGGTCATTAAGCAGAATTTAGAATGGCTGTTTGCTGATGACGAAAATGTATTTGTCGCCGGAGATTTATTCTGGTATCCGGTAGAAGGAAAACCCAAGATTGTGAATGCTCCCGATGTGATGGTAGTATTGGGTAGACCCAAGGGTAAACGTCTATCCTATAAGCAGTGGGAAGAGGAGAATATATCTCCTCAAGTTGTGTTTCAAATTCTGTCTCCCAGCAATTCCCGTGATGAAATGGAACGAAAATTAATATTCTACGATCGTCACGGAGTAGAAGAATATTATATTTACAATCCCGATCTTAATGAGTTGCGGGGTTGGTTGCGGGGTGAAGATGGATTAGATACGATCGCTTTAATGGCTAATTGGGTGAGTCCAAGGTTAGATATCCGGTTCGATTTGTCGGGGGATAAATTACAGATTTATCGCCCAGATGGTGAAGGATTTTCAACTTATTTGGAGATTGAAAGACGACGGTCACAAGCAGAAGAAGCTTTACAGCAAGAGAAACGCCGATCGCAACTTTTAGCAGAACGGTTGCGGGAAATGGGAATTAATCCAGATGAATTATAG
- a CDS encoding Rqc2 family fibronectin-binding protein, with translation MQPVDFTTLTAACCDLRANWLPSRLEQVYQRDRFTIAIALRTMNKRGWLTISWHPQAARLYIGDPPPKAPDTFTFSQQLRHQLGGLALISIEAIAPWERVLDLQFGRRPGESPLWHLYVEIMGKYSNVILADANNLIITAAHQVSQQQSSVRPIQTGQPYEIPPVLTDPIPSLSESQQRWQERVSLVPGKIGRCLLKNYRGLSSALVQSIVQAADLDPARSTETLTESDWQKLFSRWQEWLQALENYQFQPAWTSAGYTVLGWGAIGPAKDIHTLLDRYYTQHLNQQEFSQLRHQLSQKLNSILGKLRLKANTFEQKLQQSDDADQQRQQADLLMANLQLWSPGMKSIILADFENGNPITIALNPEKNAVLNAQALYKRHQKLKRARNAVEPLLAEVKAEIYYLEQVEATVSQLEIYTSSEDLQTLEEIREELIGQRYLEPAYVASVGQGSRGGKQDSHPPKQEASSINFYRFRTPSGFELLIGRNNRQNDQLTFRIAGDYDLWFHTQEIPGSHVLLRLEPGAAPDEVDLQFTANLAAYYSRSRQSDQVPVVYTEPKHVYKPKGAKPGVAIYKLERIVWGRPQQANPFPLKEYL, from the coding sequence GTGCAACCTGTTGATTTCACTACACTGACAGCTGCTTGCTGTGATTTGCGAGCAAACTGGCTACCATCGCGCCTCGAACAGGTTTATCAGCGCGATCGCTTTACCATTGCGATCGCGCTGCGAACAATGAACAAACGGGGTTGGCTGACAATTTCCTGGCATCCCCAAGCTGCACGCCTTTACATTGGCGATCCGCCACCGAAAGCCCCAGATACATTTACCTTTAGCCAACAGCTGCGGCACCAATTGGGCGGTTTGGCGCTAATATCAATAGAAGCGATCGCACCTTGGGAGCGCGTTTTAGACCTCCAGTTTGGCAGGCGTCCCGGAGAATCCCCTCTCTGGCACCTGTACGTCGAAATCATGGGCAAATACAGCAATGTCATCTTAGCTGATGCCAACAACCTAATCATTACCGCCGCCCATCAAGTCAGCCAGCAACAATCTAGTGTCCGTCCCATCCAAACCGGACAACCTTACGAAATTCCTCCAGTCCTTACCGATCCAATTCCCAGTCTGAGTGAATCCCAACAGCGCTGGCAAGAACGAGTTAGTCTCGTACCGGGGAAAATAGGGCGCTGTCTGCTCAAAAATTATCGCGGTCTAAGTTCGGCACTGGTACAATCGATCGTACAAGCAGCCGATCTTGACCCCGCTCGATCTACCGAAACTTTGACAGAATCAGATTGGCAGAAGTTATTTAGCCGATGGCAAGAATGGCTGCAAGCTTTAGAGAATTACCAATTTCAACCCGCTTGGACATCGGCAGGATATACTGTACTCGGTTGGGGTGCGATCGGGCCAGCTAAAGATATTCATACTTTGCTCGATCGCTACTACACTCAACACCTAAATCAACAAGAATTTTCTCAGCTACGTCATCAACTCAGTCAAAAACTCAACAGTATTCTCGGAAAATTGCGGCTTAAGGCTAACACTTTTGAACAAAAGTTGCAGCAATCTGACGATGCCGATCAACAGCGACAACAAGCAGACTTGCTGATGGCGAATCTCCAGTTATGGTCACCGGGGATGAAATCAATTATCCTCGCTGACTTTGAGAATGGCAATCCTATTACTATTGCCTTAAACCCAGAAAAAAATGCTGTCCTAAATGCCCAAGCTCTTTACAAACGTCATCAAAAACTAAAACGCGCTCGGAATGCCGTTGAGCCATTATTAGCGGAAGTGAAAGCAGAAATTTACTATTTAGAACAGGTAGAAGCAACAGTATCCCAACTAGAAATATACACCAGTTCAGAAGATTTACAAACCCTAGAAGAAATACGCGAAGAACTGATTGGACAGCGATATCTTGAACCAGCTTATGTGGCGTCTGTGGGGCAGGGGTCGAGAGGGGGCAAGCAAGATTCCCACCCTCCAAAACAGGAAGCATCAAGTATAAATTTCTATCGTTTCCGCACTCCCAGCGGTTTTGAATTACTGATTGGTCGCAATAATCGGCAAAATGACCAGCTGACTTTTCGGATAGCTGGAGATTACGACCTTTGGTTCCACACCCAAGAAATTCCTGGTTCTCATGTACTATTGCGTTTGGAGCCTGGGGCTGCACCTGATGAAGTCGATTTGCAGTTTACGGCGAACCTTGCTGCCTACTATAGCCGATCGCGACAGAGTGACCAAGTTCCCGTTGTCTACACCGAACCCAAGCACGTCTATAAGCCCAAGGGTGCAAAACCTGGTGTAGCCATCTACAAGCTAGAGCGCATTGTTTGGGGGCGTCCTCAGCAAGCTAATCCTTTCCCGCTCAAAGAATATCTATAA